One genomic segment of Anaerosporomusa subterranea includes these proteins:
- a CDS encoding IclR family transcriptional regulator codes for MEKKCRVVKTVDNQIVQSVDRALQILTAFETSSPELSIRELSAVLNLPKSTIHRLLMTLEYQGFIEQVPTSRNYRLGLRLRVLGEKVIETRNLESEAVPILQVLMQNCGETVSVSILDGIETVIVEKLESFQAMRVTSQIGKRCPIHCSGSGKALLAFQPVHIVEQILAKAPLLRFTNYTITDPQELIDQLPEIRRRGFAVDDEEIVEDQLCISAPVRDSEGKAFAAITASGPKGRIKSKGVPQIADCVMNAANQLSRCLGWANRGT; via the coding sequence ATGGAAAAAAAATGTCGAGTCGTAAAAACTGTGGATAATCAAATAGTACAGTCGGTTGATCGGGCATTGCAAATCTTAACCGCGTTTGAGACTAGCAGTCCTGAACTAAGCATTAGAGAACTCAGTGCAGTTCTGAATCTACCCAAAAGTACAATACATCGCTTGTTAATGACTCTTGAATATCAAGGCTTTATCGAGCAAGTGCCAACTTCCAGGAATTACCGGCTTGGACTGCGATTGCGTGTTTTAGGCGAAAAGGTAATTGAGACTCGCAATTTAGAATCTGAAGCAGTACCGATACTGCAGGTGCTCATGCAAAACTGCGGCGAAACTGTCAGTGTTTCTATATTGGATGGCATTGAAACGGTAATTGTTGAGAAATTGGAGAGCTTTCAGGCCATGAGAGTCACCTCCCAAATTGGGAAACGATGTCCAATACATTGTTCCGGTAGCGGGAAAGCCCTGTTAGCATTCCAACCGGTGCATATTGTAGAACAGATTCTGGCTAAGGCGCCACTCTTGCGATTTACTAATTATACGATTACTGATCCGCAAGAACTCATTGACCAGTTGCCGGAAATACGCCGTCGCGGGTTTGCTGTTGATGATGAGGAAATTGTGGAAGACCAGCTTTGCATCTCAGCACCGGTTCGCGATAGTGAAGGGAAGGCTTTTGCGGCAATAACAGCCTCTGGACCTAAGGGGCGCATCAAATCCAAAGGGGTTCCGCAAATCGCTGATTGTGTTATGAATGCTGCGAATCAACTGTCGAGATGCCTTGGGTGGGCAAATAGAGGGACTTGA
- the dapA gene encoding 4-hydroxy-tetrahydrodipicolinate synthase, with amino-acid sequence MKTEVRGIIPPLVTPFAKDGSINATMFRKIINHVINAGVHGVFIAGSQGEFFSLERQERISLFEIAVDEVNGRVPVYAGTAAVSTSETVLLTQAAESVGCDAVSVISPFFITPNGQELYQHYKAIAKATHLPVLLYNNPDRTGYDIPVDTIKRLAEIDNIVGMKDSGGNLTYVNEVMRSIGTDFSILSGKDTVIFNILTAGGRGAVPASANVAPKLIVDLYNYVQSGDYDAARKAQFELAPLRMAFSLGSFPIVVKEALDIMGFDVGGARAPIQPLTPENRSRLTEVLKKMNLC; translated from the coding sequence ATGAAAACAGAGGTTAGAGGGATTATACCGCCGCTAGTAACGCCGTTTGCCAAGGATGGCTCAATTAACGCAACTATGTTTCGTAAAATTATTAACCATGTCATTAACGCAGGAGTGCATGGGGTGTTTATTGCAGGCAGTCAAGGGGAGTTTTTCTCGCTAGAGAGACAAGAGAGAATCTCTTTGTTTGAGATTGCCGTCGATGAAGTAAATGGAAGAGTGCCGGTTTATGCTGGTACAGCAGCAGTTTCGACGTCTGAGACGGTCCTACTGACACAAGCTGCTGAGAGTGTGGGCTGTGACGCTGTTTCTGTTATTTCCCCCTTTTTCATTACGCCGAACGGACAAGAGCTTTATCAGCATTACAAAGCGATTGCCAAGGCGACCCATTTGCCGGTTCTGCTCTACAATAACCCTGACCGCACCGGGTACGATATTCCGGTCGATACAATTAAGAGACTAGCGGAAATCGATAATATTGTCGGAATGAAAGACAGCGGCGGCAATCTTACTTATGTCAATGAGGTAATGCGTTCAATCGGGACTGATTTTAGCATCCTATCGGGTAAAGATACTGTGATATTTAATATCCTGACCGCAGGTGGCAGGGGCGCGGTTCCGGCATCGGCCAACGTAGCGCCAAAACTAATTGTTGATCTATACAACTATGTCCAGAGCGGCGACTATGACGCGGCGCGGAAAGCTCAGTTCGAGCTGGCGCCACTTAGGATGGCGTTTAGCTTAGGCAGCTTTCCTATAGTTGTTAAAGAAGCGTTAGATATTATGGGCTTTGATGTCGGAGGCGCCAGAGCGCCGATTCAGCCATTAACTCCTGAGAACCGCAGTCGGTTGACTGAAGTATTGAAGAAAATGAATCTCTGCTAG
- a CDS encoding ABC transporter substrate-binding protein: MKVSLRKAIGILAAAIMLFSMIVTAGCGGQEAAKAPAEEKGPVKIAVIVTSLTGPLTKNGEYITNAVKMALEEVNSSGGVKGRKLEAVFLDDQVKSSEAINAVKKAVDDLKVPVILGSDSSGLVLASMPFAAKEGVPQVVSATNVRITRQNVPTIFRMRADDAVAAKILADYVTGKGFKKVGIMYTNEDYGKGFMEEIQKNLQAQKNGAIGLETCNIGDTDFTAQILSLKNKGVDTVLALGKEIETAKFLRQSKELGLKVQMFGGSPLGLDYVVELAGGAMEGVKIVTHFLPSDPDPKVQEWVNKYKKLYKNEEPETHVACYYDAVKMVADIMNKNGTTKEAITKGLKEVNYVGIQSAYKGSASGDLVTKQVVGDFKNGVWTVTDSLGK; this comes from the coding sequence ATGAAGGTAAGTTTACGAAAAGCCATCGGAATCTTAGCAGCGGCAATCATGCTATTCAGCATGATAGTAACTGCAGGCTGTGGCGGTCAAGAAGCCGCTAAAGCCCCAGCCGAAGAAAAAGGACCAGTTAAGATTGCGGTTATAGTCACTTCCTTAACTGGCCCCTTGACCAAAAATGGTGAGTATATCACCAACGCTGTAAAGATGGCTCTGGAAGAAGTAAACTCAAGTGGTGGCGTAAAAGGCCGGAAGCTGGAGGCAGTATTTCTTGACGACCAGGTTAAGTCTAGCGAAGCCATCAACGCAGTAAAAAAAGCGGTCGATGATCTCAAGGTCCCTGTCATTCTAGGCTCTGACTCTAGCGGACTGGTTCTTGCAAGTATGCCTTTTGCTGCAAAAGAAGGTGTTCCTCAGGTTGTTTCCGCCACTAACGTTCGTATTACCCGGCAAAACGTGCCGACAATATTCAGAATGCGGGCCGATGATGCTGTGGCAGCCAAGATTCTAGCCGATTATGTAACTGGCAAAGGCTTCAAGAAAGTCGGAATCATGTATACCAACGAAGATTATGGCAAAGGATTCATGGAAGAAATTCAAAAGAATCTGCAGGCGCAAAAGAACGGCGCCATAGGACTTGAGACTTGCAATATCGGCGATACCGACTTTACGGCTCAAATCTTGAGCCTTAAGAACAAAGGCGTTGATACCGTTCTAGCATTGGGCAAAGAAATCGAAACCGCTAAGTTTCTACGCCAAAGTAAAGAGCTTGGCTTAAAAGTTCAGATGTTCGGCGGTTCACCGTTAGGACTTGACTATGTGGTAGAACTAGCCGGCGGCGCAATGGAAGGTGTCAAGATCGTAACACACTTCCTGCCAAGCGACCCTGATCCGAAAGTTCAGGAATGGGTTAATAAATACAAAAAGCTTTACAAAAACGAAGAACCCGAGACCCACGTTGCTTGTTACTATGATGCAGTCAAAATGGTTGCAGATATCATGAACAAGAACGGTACGACAAAAGAAGCCATAACTAAAGGGTTAAAAGAAGTCAATTATGTTGGCATTCAAAGCGCATATAAAGGAAGTGCGTCTGGCGACTTAGTAACTAAACAGGTTGTTGGTGATTTTAAGAACGGGGTTTGGACTGTAACTGATTCGCTAGGCAAATAA
- a CDS encoding branched-chain amino acid ABC transporter permease: protein MEFTTFVQLLIGGLSIGALYALPALGITLIWNAAGVFNFANGEFVMISSFMIYTLYLSMKLPFVGALLITVCFMFLFGVLIEKTIVNTLRRQNAPAIKALVSFIALSIFIRNAARFVWGTAPRTIENPFGSKPFELLPGIFVMPHSIWIIGICVVVMLLLLALFKATKLGIAMRATTQNRTVAALMGVNTSWMVSLVFGLSSIIAGIAGALSGAVFFITLDMGIMFGTKAFAANIIGGFGNPMGAIVGGLILGVTETLGASFISSMYKDVITFTLLLLFLLFKPKGLFKLDIVDKV from the coding sequence ATGGAGTTTACAACATTTGTACAATTATTGATCGGAGGGTTGTCTATCGGTGCCCTGTATGCCCTGCCGGCGCTAGGAATTACACTGATTTGGAATGCCGCGGGCGTCTTTAATTTCGCCAATGGTGAGTTTGTCATGATCAGCAGTTTTATGATCTATACCCTGTACCTTTCCATGAAACTGCCGTTTGTCGGAGCGCTTTTGATAACAGTCTGCTTTATGTTTCTATTTGGAGTACTAATAGAGAAGACGATCGTTAATACGCTTAGGCGGCAAAACGCACCAGCTATTAAGGCTCTGGTCTCGTTTATTGCCTTATCAATCTTTATTCGTAATGCTGCCCGATTTGTTTGGGGCACGGCGCCACGGACGATAGAAAATCCCTTTGGGTCTAAACCTTTCGAACTGCTCCCAGGGATTTTTGTCATGCCGCATTCTATCTGGATAATCGGCATCTGCGTTGTGGTCATGTTACTGTTGCTGGCACTCTTCAAGGCGACAAAATTGGGAATAGCTATGCGGGCAACAACTCAAAACCGGACTGTTGCCGCTTTGATGGGTGTGAATACTAGTTGGATGGTAAGCTTAGTATTCGGTCTATCTTCCATTATCGCAGGTATTGCCGGTGCTCTTTCGGGAGCGGTTTTCTTCATAACACTCGATATGGGAATTATGTTCGGCACAAAGGCCTTTGCGGCAAATATTATTGGCGGCTTTGGAAACCCGATGGGGGCCATCGTTGGCGGGTTAATCCTTGGCGTAACTGAAACACTGGGCGCTAGCTTCATTTCATCGATGTACAAAGATGTAATCACGTTTACACTGCTCTTGCTCTTTCTCTTATTTAAGCCAAAGGGTTTATTTAAGCTAGATATCGTAGACAAGGTATAG
- a CDS encoding branched-chain amino acid ABC transporter permease — protein MQKLKSNWLWVLLAFFAVLPVVLTNNYYIYVFNRGFANAIAVIGLVILFGIAGQISLGHVAFFALSAYTSSILAIRLEWSPFITIPLGVLFSCIWGALLSIPSFKLSGPFLSISTVAFGEVVRLLVINLEPLTNGPYGLYNIPPVVIGGFRIVKELHWYYILLVAMCLLAVLGLRIKNSYIGRALAAIREDEIAAEIMGINIRRMKTFAFVSAAFFAGLSGGLYAHFAGYLSPEIITGEQSFNLFSMAIVGGQESIIGSLWSGIALTIAPEYMRFLQEYYIMIFSLIVLLVVLLPWDTLIEKAESGSKREVKAVEYRS, from the coding sequence ATGCAGAAACTAAAATCTAATTGGCTATGGGTACTGTTAGCCTTTTTTGCCGTATTGCCGGTCGTATTAACAAATAATTACTATATCTACGTGTTTAACCGCGGCTTTGCCAATGCAATCGCTGTTATCGGCTTAGTCATTCTTTTCGGCATAGCTGGCCAGATCAGTTTAGGCCATGTTGCCTTCTTTGCTTTGTCGGCCTATACCTCGTCAATTCTGGCAATTCGATTAGAATGGTCGCCGTTTATTACAATCCCGCTAGGAGTTTTGTTCTCCTGTATTTGGGGCGCGTTGCTCAGTATCCCATCATTTAAGTTAAGCGGGCCCTTCTTATCAATCAGTACGGTCGCCTTTGGCGAGGTTGTAAGATTGTTGGTAATCAACCTGGAACCGTTGACCAACGGCCCTTATGGATTGTATAACATTCCTCCGGTAGTTATTGGAGGATTCCGCATTGTTAAAGAGCTACATTGGTATTACATTCTGCTGGTTGCCATGTGTCTGCTTGCCGTTCTGGGGCTTCGAATTAAAAACTCTTATATCGGTAGGGCATTGGCTGCAATCCGGGAAGATGAGATTGCGGCTGAGATCATGGGAATCAATATTCGCCGGATGAAGACATTCGCCTTTGTAAGCGCGGCATTTTTTGCGGGTCTTTCGGGCGGACTCTATGCGCACTTTGCGGGATATTTGTCGCCAGAGATTATTACTGGTGAACAATCTTTTAATCTGTTCAGTATGGCGATTGTAGGTGGTCAAGAATCAATTATCGGTTCACTTTGGTCTGGCATTGCCTTAACTATTGCACCTGAATATATGCGATTTTTGCAGGAGTATTATATCATGATCTTCAGTTTAATCGTACTGCTGGTTGTGCTCCTGCCTTGGGATACGCTAATTGAGAAAGCAGAATCTGGCTCCAAGAGAGAGGTGAAAGCCGTTGAGTATCGTTCTTGA
- a CDS encoding ABC transporter ATP-binding protein: MSIVLEINKLSKSFGGIVALKEVSLEVSRGEVLAVIGPNGSGKTTLLNLITGVYVPTSGEITLGGKRIDGHNSAEICTSGIARTFQNIRLFKQLSVLDNVLIGFNHAFKSSLANVLGKGRRFREEEKTFREDAAKLLEVVGLRGKENVVAQSLPYAQQRLLEIARALATQPQVLLLDEPAAGMNSEEIAHLIQLIKTLRQTGLTIILIEHIMDLVRGVTDRVIVLSYGVKIAAGSFEEIERNQEVIEAYLGKGAAKTC; the protein is encoded by the coding sequence TTGAGTATCGTTCTTGAGATAAATAAATTATCGAAGTCGTTTGGCGGAATTGTTGCTCTAAAAGAGGTTAGTTTAGAGGTCAGTCGAGGTGAAGTTCTAGCCGTTATCGGTCCCAATGGTTCTGGCAAAACGACTCTTTTGAATCTAATAACAGGAGTATATGTACCGACTAGCGGCGAGATCACCTTGGGGGGCAAGAGAATTGACGGACACAATTCTGCCGAAATCTGCACCTCCGGAATCGCGCGAACCTTTCAGAACATCCGTTTATTCAAGCAACTTTCTGTTTTAGACAATGTTTTGATTGGCTTTAATCATGCGTTTAAATCCAGCTTGGCTAACGTTCTCGGTAAAGGCCGTCGTTTTCGTGAAGAAGAGAAAACCTTCCGGGAAGATGCGGCAAAGCTGTTAGAGGTAGTTGGCTTACGAGGCAAGGAAAATGTCGTAGCCCAGAGTTTGCCCTATGCCCAGCAGAGACTTTTAGAGATAGCCAGAGCGTTAGCAACGCAACCACAAGTTTTACTGCTGGATGAGCCGGCTGCAGGCATGAACAGTGAGGAAATCGCCCATCTCATACAACTGATAAAAACCTTAAGGCAGACAGGCCTAACTATTATCTTGATTGAGCACATTATGGATTTGGTCCGTGGCGTAACAGACAGAGTTATTGTACTTAGCTATGGCGTCAAAATTGCAGCAGGTTCATTTGAAGAAATTGAAAGAAATCAGGAAGTCATAGAGGCATATTTGGGAAAAGGAGCAGCCAAGACATGCTAA
- a CDS encoding ABC transporter ATP-binding protein: protein MLTIKHLDSYYGKAQVLHDVDIEVKEGQFVALLGPNGAGKTTTMMSISGLVKTSAQTQIEFLGERIERLKPEAIVARGLVHVPQGRGVFPGLTIKENLIMGAYLRNSKKETNSDIERLVELFPKFKERMSQMAGTLSGGEQQMLAIIRGLMAHPKLLMLDEPSMGLAPIIVDQIYETIAQINKSGMTILLVEQNTNMALQVANYAYILSVGGIVNEGESCVLRQDEEMIKSYFKGQH, encoded by the coding sequence ATGCTAACAATTAAACATTTGGATTCGTACTACGGAAAGGCGCAAGTGCTCCATGACGTTGATATCGAGGTTAAGGAAGGACAATTTGTCGCTCTATTAGGACCCAATGGAGCAGGAAAAACGACAACAATGATGTCCATTTCTGGCCTGGTAAAAACATCAGCCCAAACGCAAATTGAGTTTCTAGGAGAGCGGATTGAACGTTTAAAGCCCGAGGCTATAGTTGCTCGCGGGCTAGTGCATGTTCCGCAAGGCCGTGGGGTTTTTCCTGGATTAACAATTAAGGAAAACTTAATTATGGGTGCCTACTTGAGAAATTCAAAGAAAGAGACCAATAGTGACATCGAGCGCCTGGTAGAACTATTTCCGAAGTTTAAAGAGCGGATGTCTCAAATGGCAGGCACTCTTTCGGGCGGCGAACAGCAAATGCTGGCAATCATCAGAGGGCTTATGGCGCATCCCAAGCTATTAATGCTAGATGAGCCATCAATGGGACTGGCTCCGATTATTGTTGATCAGATTTATGAGACCATTGCGCAAATTAATAAGTCAGGCATGACTATTCTGTTGGTTGAGCAAAACACCAATATGGCTCTACAAGTTGCTAATTATGCATATATTCTATCAGTTGGCGGTATTGTCAATGAAGGTGAATCATGTGTTTTGCGACAGGATGAAGAGATGATCAAATCTTATTTTAAGGGACAGCACTAG
- a CDS encoding aldo/keto reductase has protein sequence MIYKKLGNLDVEISRLAMGGHEYLPTGASRGFNEDFELAIKPNYIFDGFGQDARKQVLAVAFENGINLFDVTMDSEKEALGRNLKEMRPPYDVFIQTRPEGMGYTYDRNNVKMAQYDLLRAEVQRIVKLLDRDQIEFLNLPFMKTALDNDPDYLVKIKYNIEALKREGLIRFACADTFSGEYTYLKQIEAGCFDVVYINCNFGDYQSINKVLPAAQSKGMGVVCREAYMKGKLFKMAEEIGADKSKVAHAALKWCLSHDEVTTVVYGTGKPRNLIDAISVLNNLELTEEDLSIIEKVKQSALFKEFAAQKDVEFLHDGA, from the coding sequence ATGATATATAAGAAACTGGGCAATCTAGATGTAGAGATTTCGCGACTTGCGATGGGAGGGCATGAGTATTTGCCTACCGGCGCATCGCGAGGATTCAACGAAGACTTTGAGCTAGCGATAAAGCCTAATTACATCTTTGACGGCTTTGGGCAAGATGCCAGAAAACAAGTATTAGCCGTCGCATTTGAGAACGGAATTAATCTGTTCGATGTGACTATGGACTCAGAGAAGGAAGCGTTGGGTAGAAACTTAAAAGAAATGCGTCCGCCATATGATGTCTTCATTCAAACAAGGCCGGAAGGAATGGGCTATACGTATGACCGCAATAACGTAAAAATGGCTCAGTACGATCTGCTTCGGGCGGAGGTTCAGAGAATTGTAAAGCTGCTTGACCGGGACCAGATTGAATTCTTGAATCTGCCATTTATGAAGACCGCATTAGATAATGATCCAGATTATCTGGTGAAAATTAAGTACAATATTGAGGCATTAAAAAGAGAAGGGCTAATCCGCTTTGCTTGCGCTGATACATTTTCCGGTGAATATACATATTTAAAGCAAATCGAGGCCGGCTGCTTTGACGTGGTCTATATCAATTGCAACTTCGGGGACTATCAGAGCATAAATAAAGTTCTGCCTGCAGCCCAAAGCAAAGGAATGGGAGTAGTCTGCCGGGAAGCCTATATGAAGGGAAAGCTTTTCAAAATGGCAGAAGAGATTGGTGCAGACAAGTCCAAGGTAGCCCACGCAGCTCTTAAATGGTGCCTGAGTCATGACGAGGTTACCACGGTGGTTTATGGTACGGGGAAGCCGCGAAACCTCATTGACGCTATTAGTGTATTGAATAATCTTGAGCTAACGGAAGAAGATCTATCTATTATTGAGAAAGTGAAGCAGTCCGCCTTGTTCAAAGAATTTGCTGCGCAGAAAGATGTGGAGTTCTTGCACGATGGTGCTTAA
- the uraA gene encoding uracil permease → MERRIIQVDERPTLWETIPLSLQHLFAMFGATVLVPILFKVNPATILLFNGIGTLLYIVISKGRIPGYLGSSFAFLSPVFVVLPLYGYEAALGGFIAVGAIFCVVALLIGVMGMRWIDYVFPTAGMGAIVAVIGLELAPVAAEMAGLTAKTLDLKVITVSIFTLVITVYGSVLLRGFLGIIPILIGVLAGYSLALFMGLVDISAIASAPWFALPTVYTPVFNWNALAIITPAALVVIAEHIGHLIVTGNIVGKDLIKDPGLSRSLLGNGLSTLLSGFFGSTPNTTYGENIGVMALSKVYSTWVIGGAAVIAIILSFVGKLAAAIQSIPTPVMGGVSLLLFGVIATSGIRMLVEEQVDYNKGRNLILTSTVLIIGVSGAYINIGTVTLKGMALATVVAIILSLSFAILDKFGLSNDQDDGNG, encoded by the coding sequence ATGGAACGACGGATCATTCAAGTTGATGAACGACCAACGCTATGGGAAACTATTCCACTGAGTCTGCAGCATCTGTTTGCTATGTTTGGCGCGACAGTGCTGGTTCCCATACTGTTTAAGGTTAATCCTGCAACCATTCTGCTGTTTAACGGTATTGGCACACTGTTATATATCGTTATTTCTAAAGGGAGGATACCAGGCTATCTAGGCTCAAGTTTTGCCTTTCTGTCGCCTGTCTTCGTTGTACTGCCCCTGTATGGTTATGAGGCGGCGTTAGGCGGATTCATTGCTGTGGGAGCAATATTCTGCGTCGTGGCACTGTTGATTGGGGTTATGGGCATGCGCTGGATTGACTATGTTTTTCCCACTGCAGGCATGGGCGCGATTGTTGCAGTCATTGGACTAGAACTCGCACCTGTGGCCGCAGAGATGGCCGGATTGACGGCCAAGACGCTAGACCTCAAAGTCATCACTGTCTCAATATTCACCCTTGTGATTACAGTTTATGGTTCAGTGTTGCTCAGAGGTTTTCTGGGGATTATCCCAATTTTGATTGGCGTGCTGGCCGGCTATTCGCTGGCGTTATTCATGGGGCTCGTTGATATAAGCGCGATTGCCAGCGCCCCATGGTTTGCGCTTCCGACCGTTTACACCCCAGTATTTAACTGGAATGCCCTTGCGATCATCACCCCGGCGGCGTTGGTCGTGATTGCCGAGCATATCGGTCATTTGATTGTAACCGGCAATATTGTCGGCAAGGACTTGATCAAAGACCCTGGGCTCAGCAGGTCTCTATTGGGCAATGGGCTGTCTACACTGCTATCCGGATTCTTCGGATCGACTCCGAATACGACCTATGGGGAGAATATCGGCGTCATGGCGCTCAGCAAAGTATACAGCACCTGGGTTATCGGCGGGGCGGCGGTCATTGCCATCATCCTGTCGTTTGTCGGCAAGCTGGCGGCGGCAATTCAGAGTATACCTACGCCGGTCATGGGGGGAGTGTCGCTGCTCTTGTTTGGAGTTATCGCTACATCAGGGATCAGGATGCTGGTGGAGGAGCAGGTGGATTATAACAAAGGCAGAAACCTAATCCTGACCTCGACGGTCCTAATCATTGGCGTCAGCGGCGCGTACATCAATATCGGCACAGTGACGCTAAAAGGCATGGCGCTCGCCACTGTTGTGGCGATTATCCTGAGTTTGTCCTTCGCCATCCTCGATAAGTTCGGGTTGTCTAATGACCAGGACGATGGAAACGGCTGA
- the purB gene encoding adenylosuccinate lyase, with product MIKRYTNPAMGRIWTDENEFQTMLDIEIYACECMAELGNIPKEAVPVIREKARFTVERIREIEKETRHDILAFLTAVAENVGDEAKYIHMGLTSSDVKDTALAVMMKQAAGIILERLEKLHSVLKRRAAEHKYTVMVGRTHGIHAEPMTLGLKFALWLDETERNIRRLETARETIAVGKLSGAVGTYSNIDPAVETYVCDKLGIKAARLATQVIQRDRHAEFLTTLAIIGSSLDKFATEIRNLQRTDIREAEEFFHPGQKGSSAMPHKRNPITCERISGLARVLRGNAMASLENVALWHERDISHSSVERVILPDSTTLLDYMLRLMTDIIDKLLVYPDAMQANMNKTGGLIFSQRLMLALVDKGVVRETAYVWVQRNAMARWLANADFKENVKNDPDIQKYLSSEDIEVCFDPSFFLRHVDTIMARFGL from the coding sequence TTGATTAAACGCTATACAAACCCGGCCATGGGACGAATTTGGACAGATGAAAATGAGTTTCAGACTATGCTTGACATTGAAATTTACGCCTGTGAATGCATGGCAGAGTTAGGCAATATCCCGAAAGAAGCAGTTCCGGTTATTCGGGAAAAAGCTCGCTTCACGGTCGAACGCATTCGTGAGATTGAAAAAGAAACACGTCATGACATACTGGCATTTCTGACAGCTGTCGCCGAAAATGTTGGTGATGAAGCAAAATATATTCATATGGGTCTTACCTCCAGCGATGTCAAAGATACGGCATTAGCAGTCATGATGAAGCAAGCTGCCGGCATTATTCTTGAACGGCTGGAGAAACTGCACTCAGTCCTCAAACGGCGAGCTGCGGAGCACAAATATACCGTCATGGTCGGCAGAACGCATGGCATTCATGCCGAGCCGATGACACTAGGGTTGAAATTTGCTCTCTGGCTAGACGAGACCGAGCGCAACATTCGCCGTCTGGAAACAGCGCGTGAGACGATCGCTGTCGGCAAACTTTCCGGCGCGGTAGGTACTTACTCTAACATTGATCCCGCGGTTGAAACCTATGTTTGCGACAAGCTAGGCATAAAGGCTGCTCGTCTCGCCACCCAAGTCATTCAACGCGACCGTCATGCTGAGTTCCTGACCACTCTGGCCATTATTGGAAGTTCGCTCGATAAATTCGCTACAGAAATCCGTAATCTGCAGCGTACCGATATTCGCGAGGCAGAAGAGTTTTTCCACCCCGGGCAAAAAGGCTCATCAGCCATGCCTCACAAACGCAATCCAATCACCTGCGAACGGATCAGCGGACTAGCGCGGGTGCTGCGTGGCAACGCCATGGCTTCGCTCGAAAATGTGGCTCTCTGGCATGAACGTGACATTTCGCATTCTTCGGTCGAACGGGTTATTCTGCCTGACAGCACCACACTGCTCGATTACATGTTGCGGCTAATGACAGATATCATCGATAAGCTGTTGGTCTATCCTGACGCCATGCAGGCCAACATGAACAAAACCGGCGGTCTGATCTTTAGTCAGCGACTGATGCTGGCCTTGGTAGACAAGGGCGTTGTTCGGGAGACTGCTTATGTCTGGGTACAACGCAATGCAATGGCCAGATGGCTGGCTAATGCCGACTTCAAAGAAAATGTCAAAAATGATCCAGATATTCAGAAATACCTCTCGTCGGAGGATATTGAGGTGTGTTTTGATCCCTCGTTCTTCCTACGACATGTAGATACAATCATGGCCCGCTTTGGTTTATAG